The nucleotide window CAACCATTAATGCAACGGGAAATGAAGTAAACACAAGACCTGTAATATAGGGTGAGAGTTTCAGGACCAGTTGCAGATAGAAGGGAACAAGGTATACAAGACCATTGAAGGCAACAAACATCAGAATTGTTAATGCATTTATCATAAAGAAATTCCGTTGTTTAAACAGTCTCAATTCAAGGAGAGGCTGATTACTTCTGAGTTCACAGAACATAAACAAGCAGAGAGAACAGATTGCAAGGAGCATGGACCCGATGATTACCGGATTCATCCACCCATATGCCTGACCTTCTGAAATTGAAAACAGAAGGAAGGCAAGTCCAAGGAAAAATAAAACCGCCCCAGCCCAATCAAACCCGGGTATCCATTGTGCACCAGCCAAATCAGGAATTACTATCAATCCTAAAAGGATGGCACAAACTCCAATAGGAATATTGATATAAAAAATCCAGCTCCAGGAAAGGTACTGGATCAGTATCCCACCAACAGTTGGTCCAAGAGCCATTCCAAGACCTGCAAAAGTAAATATTGTGCCCATCGCCTTGCCTCTCATCTCCATGGGAAGAAACGCAGCGACCATTGCAGGACCGATTGCGGTTATCATCGAAGCCCCAATTCCCTGGATTGCCCTTGACGCGACCAATGCCGGAAATGAATCAAAGAAGACCGGGAAAAAACCACAGGAAAAAGATCCCAGAGTAAAGATTCCAAAACCTGTTAAAAACATTTTTTTGTATCCAATGGTATCTGATATACTTCCAAATATCAGGACCAGACCGGCCATTACTAAAACATACACTGTTAATGTGGAACTCGTCGTCCCTGGAAGGATATTGAATAATGCAGATATGGTAGGATTTGCGACACTCACGATGGTTGCATCAAATGCAGCGATAAAATTGGCAAGAGCGATTGAAATTATGAGAAGCGTAAACCGGGTATGATCAGAATGCTCCTCTTGTGTCTCCATACTACCCCTTTTGCTTTTTGTGAATATGAGAGTGACGAAGTGTTCCGGCCCTAACCAGCACTATCATCCTGCAGGGTCAGACTTCCACTCCGCTGCCATCACTCAGGGCAGATTGCAAACACTCGTGCAGGAAATCCGGACCCGTCACGCGGTTTTGGAAATGTAACAACAACCAATGCCCCGGACTCTGGAACCTGGTCGAGATTTGTGAGCAGTTCAACCTGATACTTATTCTGGGAGAGGATGTATGTCTCCAGGGGATACTTGTCACTGCTTACCACAAGACCCGGATCTGTATCAGTTGTTTCATGTCCGGATGCTGTAATATTGCAATTTTCATAGAGGTATGTCAGAACGTCCTGACTCCAGCCGGGATAATGGGCAATTCCTTCTGCATCAAGGTTCTGCATGGCATCCTGATCAGGCCATTTCTTTGACCAGTCAGTTCTGAGTGCCACAAATGAGCCTTGCGGGATAGGCCCGTACTCCTTCTCCCATGTTCTGATATCATCCATTGAAACGACATAATCCGGGTTTTCCATCACCTTCTGGTGAATATCAATCACAACAAGGGGAAGGATCATCTCTCTCGGACTTATCTGATCAAGGGTCCTGAGACCTTCAATAAAATGGGCGGGCGGGTCCACATGGGTTCCCCATTGCCCCACGTGGGAGTAATCCTGCATATAAAAACCTGAACCAAGAGTTCCATTTCCCGGTTTATATGAATACAGGGTTTCCACTGTTTCATCAGGGGCTCCTTTCCAGTGAGGAATGCCTGGCTCAAAGGTGTGAGTGAGATCAACAAAGGTGCAATTCTGAAAAGTTTCCCATATCCCGGTAAGGTTTTGAGAAGGATCTGAAGCGACTGATGCCGGAAAACAGATGAACATCACAGCACAGAATACAATGAGTAAAGCATAGAGCGAACCTGATGACATATCTGATGATGTATTATTCTTGAACCATAAAAAACCAAACCGATACCATTACAGAAAGAAGGTAGTGAGAACGGGGATATATATCTGCAATAGTATCATCACCACGGGAATCGTAATTTCACAAAATCCAGTATTATCCAATGAAATTTGCAACGATAGGGAAGAATTAACTACCTTTGGAACAATGGGAAGACACCTCTAATGGAAACATAAATTTATTATCAATCTGGTAAATTTAGCCGATATTGGGGAAGGAAGTAATAATGATTCAAAACAAAAAAGTAAACCCCAAAAATGCTCAACCCGGCATGAATGGAGTTACAACTCCGGTATCCACTGATGGATCTCCCAAGAGTAAAAGCATCTATCGGAATGTATCGGCAGATGGGACTCACAACATCCACCGAAACCCTTCTGAACAGAGTAATCCGGTCAGCAAACCAGGATCAAAACTTAAAAAGAAGTAATCTGATAGTGTTTATATACCTGATTTTCCTGAGTGCCGGAACCAGATGGAAATACACAGGTAATGCAGATGATGTTACACTCCCCCAGTAAAAGATACCTCATTGGATGAAATTCTCCTCCTACAATATTGTCCGATTTGAGGAAGATCATCTGCATCTTTTTTCGTAACCACGGACGTTCCTACATAGGTTGATATTTCTCAAGAGAGAGGAAACAAATTCAGACCTTTGCTATTGAGAAGAGTTTCATTTTAGAAAAAAGCCTGATACCCACAAGATAAAATGCTCGTTTATCCCAGGGAGTTGTATCATTTGATGCTCTTTCCGGGGTGAGGAGATTCAATTATTGATTCCCGGACAGGGGTATCTCTTCCCGGTATACAGAAATCTGTGGGGCGGTCATGGAGGCGATGAACGGAATAATCTCGTATTCGGCAACACCATGAATGTAAAAGGGATCCTCTTTGATGATGGCCCTCACCGCTTCTTCGTTTTCAGCTCTTGCAATGATAATCCCGCCAGTCCGGGGAATCCGTCTGCCGGAGAGGAGAAAATTCCCAGACTCATAGTTTTTCTGGAGGTACTTTGTGTGTTCCGGGACATGGGAATCAACGGTCTGGAGATCGGTTTTGTAGTGAAGAAGAAGGAGATACATGCTTACCCTCAATAATAGAAAGGACTAAATGATCCTGACTATCTATTCGTATAGTTGGAGATTTCGATATTTTTAGTCTTATCCCTGTTATTTCCAGTTGGAAAGGTTGTTGAGGGGAACAATCCGATTTAGGCTATAACACCAGTCATTCGACCAATCGTGGATCTCATCAGTGCAATCTGCATCACAAGTATAAACCGATACTATCAACATGAATTTTTCCCTATCAATAGTATGGCAAAGCAGATGCCAACCCCGGGGCACTGCCTTCTCTGCAAGGAGGAGGTCTCAAAACGGACCATTAAAACCCTTATTATAAAAAAACGCCATGATCCAGATGGCGTTTCGCGTTCTCTTATTATGGTTGATACACCTTATTCGTCACCATACTGGCTCATGTTATCTGTAGATCCATCTGCAACCCTTAAAATCTTGATGACGTGCTCAGGGGAGTGTGGTTGAAATGTTGTGGACATTTGAGTTCATTTTTCTTGATGGAGAAGAGATTGAGATGACCTGAGAGGATGATGCAATAATTTCAGGCAAGAAAGGGACATCATCTAAAAAGAATTCTTTGAAACCAATCCTCATTCCAGGGAATTCGTTTGAGTATATATATGATTATGGTTCTACCACCGAACTGCGCCTCAAGGCCGGAGAACAGGTCAGGATAAAAAATACCGGTGAAGCGATTATAGTTCTTGGGATGAACGATCCACCTGCATGGACATGCAGTGAATGTGGAAAGCCCGCAACTTTTCAT belongs to Methanospirillum lacunae and includes:
- a CDS encoding YciI family protein, producing the protein MYLLLLHYKTDLQTVDSHVPEHTKYLQKNYESGNFLLSGRRIPRTGGIIIARAENEEAVRAIIKEDPFYIHGVAEYEIIPFIASMTAPQISVYREEIPLSGNQ
- a CDS encoding MFS transporter; this translates as METQEEHSDHTRFTLLIISIALANFIAAFDATIVSVANPTISALFNILPGTTSSTLTVYVLVMAGLVLIFGSISDTIGYKKMFLTGFGIFTLGSFSCGFFPVFFDSFPALVASRAIQGIGASMITAIGPAMVAAFLPMEMRGKAMGTIFTFAGLGMALGPTVGGILIQYLSWSWIFYINIPIGVCAILLGLIVIPDLAGAQWIPGFDWAGAVLFFLGLAFLLFSISEGQAYGWMNPVIIGSMLLAICSLCLFMFCELRSNQPLLELRLFKQRNFFMINALTILMFVAFNGLVYLVPFYLQLVLKLSPYITGLVFTSFPVALMVGGICAGMLFNKIGGRNINIIGCIPLITGYFLAYYFQIFENYWYMVVCLVLVGMGSGLIWTSASNMVIHSVSKKYQGMISSFMSLSRFIPLIVGIPIFNIIFMLGIPDFPLTGGMNMQKLVSIDVVNLSLGFHQAFAYAFFVSILILIVAFFAYQQVHPDYRADPQPDTEIGKT
- a CDS encoding cyclase family protein, translating into MSSGSLYALLIVFCAVMFICFPASVASDPSQNLTGIWETFQNCTFVDLTHTFEPGIPHWKGAPDETVETLYSYKPGNGTLGSGFYMQDYSHVGQWGTHVDPPAHFIEGLRTLDQISPREMILPLVVIDIHQKVMENPDYVVSMDDIRTWEKEYGPIPQGSFVALRTDWSKKWPDQDAMQNLDAEGIAHYPGWSQDVLTYLYENCNITASGHETTDTDPGLVVSSDKYPLETYILSQNKYQVELLTNLDQVPESGALVVVTFPKPRDGSGFPARVFAICPE